The following proteins come from a genomic window of Frankia casuarinae:
- a CDS encoding GTP-binding protein yields the protein MAFESSDNRRVNSAVATTSVKIVVAGGFGAGKTTFVGSVSEIVPLRTEAVMTEAGAHIDDLTHLMDKTTTTVAMDFGRVSLDEDLILYLFGTPGQYRFWFMWDDIVRGAIGAIVLADTRRLADCFAAVDYFEQRQLPFVIGVNCFDGILRHSIEDVREALQVSPAVPVITCDARNRDSTKSALIAVVEHTMSRATAGT from the coding sequence GTGGCCTTCGAAAGCTCTGACAACAGGCGGGTCAACTCCGCCGTCGCCACGACCTCGGTGAAGATCGTGGTAGCGGGCGGATTCGGCGCCGGGAAAACCACATTCGTGGGTTCGGTGTCCGAGATCGTCCCGCTGCGCACCGAGGCCGTCATGACCGAGGCGGGAGCCCACATCGACGACCTCACCCACCTGATGGACAAGACCACCACCACGGTCGCCATGGACTTCGGCCGAGTCTCGCTGGACGAAGATCTGATCCTGTATCTGTTCGGCACCCCCGGGCAGTACCGCTTCTGGTTCATGTGGGACGATATCGTGCGGGGAGCCATCGGTGCGATCGTGCTCGCCGACACCCGCCGACTGGCCGATTGCTTCGCCGCGGTCGACTACTTCGAGCAGCGGCAGTTGCCCTTCGTGATTGGCGTCAACTGCTTCGACGGGATCCTGCGGCACTCGATCGAGGACGTCCGGGAAGCACTGCAGGTCAGCCCGGCCGTTCCCGTCATCACCTGCGACGCCCGCAACCGCGACTCCACCAAGAGCGCGCTGATCGCGGTGGTCGAGCACACGATGTCGCGGGCGACCGCAGGGACCTGA
- a CDS encoding DUF742 domain-containing protein, translating to MSIDPEGTPGPVVRPYAMTGGRTRSRYELAIEALVFTTPLGEERAIGLNLEQQTIAAMCRQVRSIAEIAAGLRVPLGVARVLVGDMADEGFVRVHQQPDRDEAPDLALLERVLSGLRKL from the coding sequence GTGAGTATCGATCCCGAGGGCACGCCCGGGCCGGTCGTCCGTCCGTATGCGATGACCGGTGGGCGCACTCGGTCGCGCTATGAACTCGCCATCGAGGCACTCGTCTTCACGACGCCTCTCGGCGAGGAACGAGCGATCGGCCTCAACCTGGAGCAACAGACCATCGCCGCCATGTGCCGGCAGGTGCGATCCATCGCGGAGATCGCAGCCGGCCTCCGGGTGCCCCTCGGGGTGGCCCGCGTGCTGGTAGGCGATATGGCGGACGAAGGCTTCGTCCGCGTCCACCAGCAGCCTGACCGCGACGAGGCACCGGATCTCGCGTTGCTCGAAAGGGTTCTCAGTGGCCTTCGAAAGCTCTGA
- a CDS encoding roadblock/LC7 domain-containing protein produces the protein MTPVSSEAQNLNWLINNFVDRVPGVAHTVVVSADGLLLAVSDGFPRDRADQLAAVASGLVSLTQGAARVFEAGGVTQTVVEMEHGFLFIMAISDGASMAVLAAPSCDIGLVGYEMALLVSRAKDVLTPALRAELQGTLPR, from the coding sequence GTGACACCCGTGAGTTCTGAAGCCCAGAACCTCAATTGGTTGATCAACAATTTTGTCGATCGCGTCCCGGGTGTCGCCCACACCGTTGTGGTGTCCGCAGACGGCCTGCTACTCGCCGTCTCCGACGGTTTCCCCCGGGATCGCGCCGACCAGCTCGCCGCGGTGGCCTCGGGACTGGTGAGCCTGACCCAGGGCGCCGCCCGCGTCTTCGAGGCGGGCGGCGTCACCCAGACGGTCGTGGAGATGGAGCACGGCTTTCTCTTCATCATGGCAATCAGTGACGGCGCGAGCATGGCAGTGCTCGCGGCACCGTCCTGCGACATCGGTCTGGTCGGCTATGAGATGGCACTGCTGGTCAGCCGGGCGAAGGACGTCCTGACCCCGGCGTTGCGCGCCGAACTGCAGGGAACCCTTCCGCGGTGA
- a CDS encoding sensor histidine kinase codes for MASSTGIAADSEPTVAPGSPVDAEDGGQRDGRSAAPPNPAGSGLARLRRAAANPTNWRVRTKLIAILAVPVIAILAYSSIEAGTVLTSTRDVNRVSDLTEISRSAAGLVHALQAERTYSTGFVASGPVGARDGSTIPTRRAAVDEAYRAYKSAANERRGSFGSEVRRALDDVSSRMDTLPAKRQTIERLIDRKAVETAFQPIIDSLVNLIRLIPQGNDDQELNAGVNTAYFLMSGTELLAEEQTLIHGLFTRNGNQVFTADDYREFLSAETQRGRQRNDLENAALPNQLAVYEPTIDTETNGDIRNTQNYVEEILNAPIGQPLTALEAEKWDQATQRTIDTGTEAVDKLLGLVDARAGTLRGNIQRHALLSGLLILLILALALLAALIVARSLVRPLLALRTAALDVADHRLPEAVRRLRDSTELDIDDSIEPVGIDTDEEVGEVARAFDEVHREAIRLASEQASLRNNVNAMFVNLSRRSQGLVERQLRLIDELENREQDPDQLSNLFKLDHLATRMRRNNESLLVLAGTDTARRWTHPVPLNEVVLAAISEVEQYTRVKQTSAAAVSIAGNGVSDVVHLVAELLENATSYSPPATSVLVTSRSLGPGAGAMIEIEDQGIGMPAKELERVNDRLANPPVVDVSVSRTMGLFAVGRLASRHGIHVQLRESASGGITAVVRLPAKLVTGDGGAGTGPARPAAPALGTRVGDSPAIPGSPTGPRAPQRPERTGSGTPEPVDGRVASTNGTGANGHRTASESDGPESLFDDSSGPRRFPSTGPFPLTGPLAAAQLGSDRTGSPPTADDRDFGPDDFAPGLDGGTERDSETDGISAAPPTLPHDLLGRGGNDEDHPVPGARERPGSSGQDDPRDPRQLDDRGLDLDALRGRGRTAPGGRLEPPPDVVPDTQTIDRRGFGRRDDPVTDETRPVSFGDNRWGTKPRSGGATGPGRTGQPDTTPTPPTPTPPGPTPPGPTPPGPTPPGQSRPDAGERPRSAEEPPPGAGSVFARSENRPVPQERSESTESTESTESTGPRDRLASALASRRLRDTGTTEAVSGEDTGEQTTADRDTDDIETSPIFDSVSAWFQRRSPSDRAPAQHSTAAAAARPTGPGAGGAAPPPRSPVRPGLGGAFGQRGPARSGVDPLTATRTPAREEPATDAPSAAPPVPAFAAQHQTAPHHQPAGQYQPAQHQATPQQPPSRENWTSPGDAGWQAAELLRQPSTGGVTRSGLPVRVPMTHLVPGSAEPAPRRRPTDTSARSPEAVGGRLASFYQGVRQGRDVGVDTARNPRRDAQEER; via the coding sequence ATGGCCAGCAGCACGGGCATCGCCGCAGACTCGGAGCCGACAGTGGCGCCGGGTTCGCCCGTGGACGCCGAAGACGGCGGGCAGCGCGATGGTCGATCCGCCGCGCCACCGAACCCAGCCGGGTCGGGACTGGCGCGCCTTCGTCGCGCCGCCGCCAACCCCACCAACTGGCGGGTACGCACCAAGCTGATCGCGATTCTGGCCGTGCCTGTCATCGCGATCCTCGCCTACTCGTCCATCGAGGCGGGTACGGTGCTGACGAGCACGCGGGACGTCAACCGGGTGTCCGATCTGACCGAGATCAGCCGCTCCGCGGCCGGGCTGGTCCACGCCCTGCAGGCCGAGCGCACCTACAGCACCGGATTCGTCGCCAGCGGTCCCGTCGGCGCCCGGGACGGGAGCACGATTCCAACCCGCCGGGCGGCGGTCGATGAAGCCTACAGGGCGTACAAGTCAGCTGCGAACGAGCGGCGAGGGTCCTTCGGCAGCGAGGTACGCCGCGCTCTCGACGACGTCAGCAGCCGGATGGACACGCTGCCCGCCAAGCGGCAGACGATCGAAAGGCTGATCGACAGGAAGGCGGTCGAGACCGCCTTTCAGCCGATCATTGACTCACTGGTCAACCTGATCCGGCTGATCCCACAGGGAAATGACGACCAGGAGCTCAACGCCGGGGTCAACACGGCCTACTTCCTGATGTCCGGGACGGAACTTCTCGCCGAGGAGCAGACACTCATCCACGGCCTGTTTACCCGCAACGGGAACCAGGTCTTCACGGCAGACGACTATCGCGAGTTCCTGTCGGCCGAGACCCAGCGGGGCCGCCAGCGCAACGATCTCGAGAACGCCGCTCTACCGAACCAGCTCGCGGTCTACGAACCGACGATCGACACCGAGACCAACGGGGACATCCGCAACACCCAGAATTACGTCGAAGAAATTCTGAACGCGCCCATCGGTCAGCCGCTGACCGCGCTGGAAGCCGAGAAATGGGACCAGGCGACCCAGCGAACCATCGACACCGGCACGGAAGCCGTTGACAAGCTCCTGGGCCTCGTCGACGCCCGCGCGGGCACCCTGCGGGGCAACATCCAGCGCCACGCGCTGCTGTCCGGTCTGCTGATCCTGCTCATCCTGGCCCTCGCCCTGCTCGCCGCACTGATCGTCGCGCGATCGCTGGTCCGCCCCCTGCTGGCGCTGCGGACTGCCGCGCTGGACGTCGCCGACCATCGGCTTCCCGAGGCCGTCCGTCGGTTGCGCGATTCCACCGAGCTGGACATCGACGACTCGATCGAACCGGTCGGTATCGACACCGACGAGGAGGTCGGCGAAGTCGCGCGGGCTTTCGACGAGGTTCACCGGGAGGCGATCCGGCTGGCCTCCGAACAGGCGTCGCTGCGGAACAACGTCAACGCGATGTTCGTGAACCTCTCCCGGCGCAGTCAGGGACTGGTCGAACGGCAGCTGCGTCTCATCGACGAGCTGGAGAACCGCGAGCAGGATCCGGACCAGTTGTCCAACCTGTTCAAGCTGGATCACCTCGCCACTCGTATGCGGCGGAACAACGAAAGCCTGCTCGTCCTCGCCGGCACGGACACCGCTCGGCGCTGGACACACCCCGTCCCACTGAACGAGGTCGTACTGGCGGCCATCTCCGAGGTGGAGCAGTACACCCGCGTCAAGCAGACCTCGGCCGCCGCGGTGTCCATCGCCGGCAACGGTGTCAGCGACGTCGTCCATCTGGTCGCCGAGCTCCTCGAGAACGCCACCTCGTACTCGCCGCCGGCCACCAGCGTCCTCGTCACCAGCCGCTCGCTCGGTCCGGGGGCCGGGGCGATGATCGAGATCGAGGACCAGGGCATCGGCATGCCGGCCAAGGAACTCGAACGGGTCAACGACCGACTGGCGAACCCGCCGGTGGTCGACGTGTCGGTGTCACGGACCATGGGCCTGTTCGCGGTCGGTCGGCTGGCCAGCCGCCACGGCATTCACGTCCAGCTGCGTGAGTCCGCCTCCGGAGGTATCACCGCTGTCGTCCGGCTGCCTGCCAAGCTGGTGACCGGAGACGGCGGGGCCGGCACGGGACCGGCCCGGCCCGCCGCGCCGGCGTTGGGAACCCGCGTCGGCGACTCGCCGGCCATCCCCGGTTCCCCGACCGGACCGCGTGCCCCGCAGCGGCCGGAACGCACCGGCTCGGGAACTCCCGAACCGGTGGACGGCAGGGTCGCGTCGACGAACGGCACCGGGGCCAACGGGCACCGGACCGCGAGTGAATCCGACGGACCAGAAAGCCTCTTCGACGACTCCAGCGGGCCCCGGCGGTTCCCCAGCACCGGGCCGTTCCCTCTCACCGGGCCGCTGGCCGCCGCTCAGCTCGGATCCGACCGGACGGGTTCGCCGCCCACCGCGGATGATCGCGACTTCGGGCCGGACGACTTCGCTCCCGGCCTCGACGGCGGCACCGAGCGCGACAGCGAGACGGATGGCATCAGCGCCGCTCCGCCGACCCTGCCGCACGATCTACTCGGGCGGGGAGGAAACGACGAGGACCACCCGGTCCCGGGAGCCCGGGAGCGGCCCGGCTCCAGTGGGCAGGACGATCCCCGTGACCCACGGCAGCTCGACGACCGGGGGCTCGACCTCGATGCCCTTCGCGGCCGCGGCCGCACCGCTCCCGGTGGCCGGCTCGAACCGCCCCCCGACGTCGTACCGGACACCCAGACCATCGACCGGCGCGGATTCGGACGACGGGACGATCCGGTCACGGACGAGACGAGACCGGTGTCGTTCGGGGACAACCGCTGGGGGACCAAACCACGTTCCGGCGGCGCCACCGGGCCCGGTCGGACCGGGCAGCCCGACACCACCCCGACACCGCCCACCCCGACACCGCCCGGCCCGACACCGCCCGGCCCGACACCGCCCGGCCCGACACCGCCCGGCCAGAGCCGGCCCGATGCCGGTGAGCGGCCCCGGTCGGCCGAGGAGCCGCCCCCCGGGGCCGGCAGCGTGTTCGCCCGCTCCGAGAACCGGCCCGTTCCGCAGGAACGATCGGAGTCCACGGAGTCCACGGAGTCCACGGAGTCCACCGGTCCCCGCGACCGGCTGGCGTCGGCGCTCGCGTCCCGGCGGTTGCGCGACACCGGGACGACAGAGGCGGTCTCCGGCGAGGACACCGGCGAACAGACCACGGCAGACCGGGACACCGACGACATCGAGACGTCGCCGATCTTCGACTCCGTGTCGGCGTGGTTCCAGCGACGTTCTCCGTCCGATCGGGCGCCCGCCCAGCATTCGACGGCGGCCGCGGCGGCCCGCCCCACCGGGCCGGGTGCCGGTGGGGCGGCGCCACCGCCCCGTTCCCCGGTCCGTCCGGGGCTCGGTGGGGCCTTCGGGCAACGCGGCCCCGCCCGCTCCGGAGTCGATCCGCTCACGGCTACCCGGACACCGGCACGGGAGGAGCCCGCGACGGACGCGCCGTCAGCGGCTCCGCCCGTCCCGGCCTTCGCGGCCCAGCATCAGACGGCCCCACACCATCAACCAGCAGGGCAATACCAGCCAGCACAGCACCAGGCAACGCCCCAGCAGCCCCCGTCCCGGGAGAACTGGACATCTCCCGGGGACGCCGGCTGGCAGGCGGCCGAGTTGTTGCGTCAGCCGAGCACAGGCGGCGTGACGCGGTCGGGCCTACCGGTGCGAGTTCCCATGACCCATCTCGTGCCCGGCAGCGCCGAACCCGCGCCCCGCCGGCGTCCCACCGACACCTCGGCCAGATCTCCTGAGGCTGTAGGAGGCCGGCTTGCCAGCTTCTACCAGGGCGTACGGCAGGGACGTGATGTCGGAGTCGACACCGCGAGGAATCCTCGACGTGACGCGCAGGAGGAACGGTGA